From one Bos indicus x Bos taurus breed Angus x Brahman F1 hybrid chromosome 7, Bos_hybrid_MaternalHap_v2.0, whole genome shotgun sequence genomic stretch:
- the LOC113896679 gene encoding olfactory receptor 6F1 translates to MNTHNETLPQDFLLLGFPGSQILQLSLFMLFLVMYILTVGGNVAILILVSTSHQLHTPMYFFLSNLSFLEIWYTTAAVPKALAILLGKSQSISFTSCLLQMYLVFSLGCTEYFLLAAMAYDRYLAICYPLHYGTIMNSLLSMQLALGSWVCGFLAIAVPTALISSLTFCGPHTINHFFCDIAPWIALACTSTRPMELVSFVIAFVVILSSCLITLVSYVYIISTIFRIPSAQGRSKAFSTCSSHLTVVLIWYGSTIFLHVRTSIKEALNLTKAVHVLNTVVTPVLNPFIYTLRNKEVRETLLKKCKGK, encoded by the coding sequence ATGAACACACACAATGAAACTCTCCCCCAGGACTTTCTCCTATTGGGCTTTCCTGGGTCCCAGATCCTTCAGCTCTctcttttcatgctttttttgGTTATGTACATCCTCACAGTTGGTGGTAACGTGGCTATATTGATATTGGTGAGTACCTCCCACCAGCtacacacccccatgtacttctttctaAGCAATCTCTCTTTCCTGGAGATTTGGTATACCACAGCTGCAGTCCCCAAAGCCCTGGCCATTCTACTGGGGAAAAGCCAAAGCATATCATTTACCAGCTGTCTTTTGCAGATGTACCTTGTTTTCTCATTGGGCTGTACAGAGTACTTCCTCCTGGCAGCCATGGCTTATGACCGTTATTTGGCCATCTGTTATCCTCTACACTATGGGACTATCATGAACAGCCTCCTCTCAATGCAGCTGGCTCTGGGCTCCTGGGTCTGTGGTTTCCTGGCTATTGCTGTTCCCACAGCCCTCATTAGCAGCCTGACCTTCTGTGGGCCCCACACTATCAACCACTTCTTTTGTGACATTGCACCTTGGATTGCTCTGGCCTGTACCAGCACACGGCCAATGGAACTTGTAAGCTTTGTGATTGCTTTTGTGGTCATCCTAAGTTCTTGCCTTATCACCCTTGTCTCCTATGTCTacatcatcagcaccatcttCAGGATTCCCTCAGCCCAGGGCAGAAGCAAAGCCTTCTCCACGTGCTCCTCACATCTTACAGTGGTGCTCATCTGGTATGGCTCTACAATCTTCCTTCATGTCCGCACCTCCATTAAAGAGGCTTTGAATCTGACCAAAGCTGTTCATGTCTTGAACACTGTGGTAACTCCAGTTCTTAATCCCTTCATCTACACTCTTCGTAACAAGGAAGTAAGAGAAACTCTGCTaaagaaatgtaaaggaaaataa
- the LOC113896604 gene encoding olfactory receptor 6F1-like, with amino-acid sequence MNVANQTRVTEFIFLGFSGVLYLRLALFVMFLTVYLLSLMGNTLIIFIVLTDSRLQTPMYIFLGNLSFLEIWYTTATVPKLLATCLSQVVTISVSGCITQYYFFFSMGATECILLAVMAYDRYVAICNPLRYSFLINLQVCLWFSAGSWIGGFIAPVLPTVLVSYLHFCGSQKINHFFCDSEPIFQLSCSDTFMVEALGYTCTSVVILSSFLLTMSSYGHIVVTIIKLSSREAQKKTFSTCASHLTVVTIYYGTIIFAYVRPPAKHNFTMGKVVSVFYCVVTPLLNPLVYTLRNKDVKKAFRKVLERKRLFLARHIQEI; translated from the coding sequence ATGAATGTGGCAAATCAAACAagagtgacagagtttatttttctgggattttctGGTGTTCTCTATCTAAGGCTTGCATTATTTGTGATGTTTCTTACTGTATATCTGCTCTCTCTCATGGGAAACACCCTCATCATCTTCATTGTTCTCACGGATTCCAGACTCCAAACACCCATGTATATTTTCTTAGGAAATTTGTCATTTCTGGAGATCTGGTACACGACAGCCACAGTGCCTAAATTGCTGGCCACTTGTCTCTCACAGGTTGTTACCATTTCCGTTTCTGGTTGTATAACCCAGTActacttttttttctctatggGGGCTACAGAGTGCATCCTGTTGGCTGTGATGGCCTATGATCGCTATGTGGCCATATGCAACCCTCTAAGATACTCATTCCTCATAAATCTTCAGGTATGCCTATGGTTTTCAGCTGGATCTTGGATTGGGGGCTTCATTGCCCCTGTTCTACCTACTGTACTTGTctcttatttacatttttgtggCTCTCAAAAGATCaatcatttcttctgtgactcAGAACCAATTTTTCAACTCTCCTGCTCAGATACATTCATGGTGGAGGCCTTGGGTTACACATGTACCTCTGTTGTGATTCTAAGTTCTTTTCTTCTCACTATGTCTTCCTATGGACACATTGTGGTCACAATTATCAAGCTATCTTCTCGAGAGGCTCAGAAGAAAACCTTCTCCACCTGCGCCTCCCACCTCACTGTGGTCACCATCTATTATGGCACCATTATTTTTGCCTATGTTCGCCCTCCAGCCAAGCACAACTTTACCATGGGTAAAGTAGTCTCAGTGTTCTACTGTGTGGTCACCCCACTTTTAAATCCTCTTGTATACACCCTAAGAAACAAAGATGTGAAGAAAGCCTTCAGAAAAGTTCTAGAAAGAAAGAGATTGTTCTTGGCCAGACATATCCAGGAGATTTGA